A genome region from Dehalococcoidia bacterium includes the following:
- a CDS encoding histidine triad nucleotide-binding protein yields the protein MAEGCLFCRMASGEMEVEKLYDDDLVFAVRDINPRAPVHVLVVPKEHIPTLGDIDERHASTLYAMMKAANEVAAREGVGERGYRVAINVGREGGQVIRHLHMHLLGGRVLGAEG from the coding sequence ATGGCTGAGGGATGCCTATTCTGCCGTATGGCATCGGGCGAGATGGAGGTCGAAAAGCTGTACGACGATGACCTCGTCTTCGCCGTCCGCGACATCAACCCCCGCGCGCCCGTCCACGTGCTCGTCGTCCCGAAGGAGCACATCCCCACCCTCGGCGACATCGACGAGCGCCACGCCTCTACGCTCTACGCCATGATGAAGGCGGCGAACGAGGTCGCGGCGCGGGAGGGCGTCGGCGAGCGCGGGTATCGGGTCGCGATCAACGTCGGGCGGGAGGGCGGCCAGGTGATCCGCCACCTGCACATGCACCTGCTGGGCGGCCGCGTGTTGGGCGCGGAGGGATAA
- the yqeK gene encoding bis(5'-nucleosyl)-tetraphosphatase (symmetrical) YqeK, whose product MSGIEEALRKEVAALPDGLRQHVERVVDEAERLASLHGVDGAKARLAALGHDLVRAVPRDELLRMARELGLNASDVEEAEPVLLHGPIAARLMRERFGVDDPEVLAAVEAHTTGRPGMSSLAKIMYVADKTEPVGLKYFPAWSEVRDLAENDLDPAVLKGLDLSIGEAVRRGWLLHPDTIAARNELLRAKQS is encoded by the coding sequence GTGTCAGGCATCGAAGAGGCGCTGCGCAAGGAAGTGGCGGCCCTCCCTGACGGCCTGCGACAGCACGTCGAGCGCGTGGTCGACGAGGCGGAGCGGCTGGCGTCGCTGCACGGGGTCGACGGCGCGAAGGCGCGGCTGGCGGCGCTGGGGCACGACCTCGTGCGGGCGGTCCCCCGCGACGAGCTGCTGCGTATGGCGCGGGAGCTGGGGCTAAACGCGAGCGACGTCGAGGAGGCGGAGCCGGTGCTGCTGCACGGGCCGATCGCGGCGCGGCTGATGCGCGAGCGCTTCGGCGTCGACGACCCCGAGGTGCTGGCGGCGGTGGAGGCGCACACGACGGGTCGCCCGGGGATGTCGTCGCTGGCGAAGATCATGTACGTGGCCGACAAGACGGAGCCGGTCGGTCTCAAGTACTTCCCGGCGTGGTCGGAGGTGCGGGATCTGGCAGAGAACGACCTCGATCCCGCTGTGCTCAAGGGGCTCGACCTGTCGATTGGGGAAGCGGTCAGGCGCGGCTGGCTGCTGCACCCCGATACGATTGCGGCGCGCAACGAGCTGCTGCGCGCGAAGCAATCATAG
- a CDS encoding acyl-CoA dehydrogenase has product MDLGLSEEQELLKNFARDFLEKECPESLVREMEEDEKGYSPQLWKGMADQGWHGLIVPPELGGSGMTFLDLVILTEEFGRALVPGPFLSTQVGGAVPLLDFGTDAQKKEYLPKIASGESIWTLAASEPEGRFDAEGIQMEAKAQGDKFVLNGTKLFIRDAHVADYMTVAVRTGKGANPEDGITVLIVDAKSPGISTELLKTIGSDKQCEVKFENVEVPASNVIGEAGKGWPVLQKTLRKATILECAYLVGLAQMDFEITVNYAKERVQFGRPIGSFQAIQHKCADMVTDVDGSRFLMYKAAWSVAEDEPDAEQAVHMAKAWCGEATRRVVAHGQQIHGGIGFTKDYKIQLYFRRQKMAELMWGDSDYHRELVAQSLEV; this is encoded by the coding sequence ATGGACCTGGGACTCAGCGAAGAGCAAGAGCTACTGAAGAACTTCGCCCGCGACTTCCTGGAGAAGGAGTGCCCGGAGAGCCTTGTCCGCGAGATGGAAGAGGACGAGAAGGGCTATTCGCCCCAGCTCTGGAAGGGGATGGCCGACCAGGGCTGGCACGGGCTGATCGTGCCGCCGGAGCTGGGCGGCAGCGGCATGACGTTCCTCGACCTGGTCATTCTGACGGAGGAGTTCGGCCGCGCGCTCGTGCCGGGGCCTTTCCTGTCGACGCAGGTGGGTGGCGCTGTTCCCCTGCTCGACTTCGGTACGGACGCGCAGAAGAAAGAGTACCTGCCGAAGATCGCTTCCGGCGAGAGCATCTGGACGCTGGCCGCATCCGAGCCGGAAGGTCGCTTCGACGCCGAGGGCATTCAGATGGAGGCGAAGGCGCAGGGCGACAAGTTCGTGCTGAACGGGACGAAGCTGTTCATCCGCGACGCCCACGTCGCCGACTACATGACGGTGGCGGTGCGCACGGGCAAAGGCGCGAACCCTGAGGACGGCATCACCGTCCTTATCGTCGACGCCAAGAGCCCGGGGATCAGCACGGAGCTGCTCAAGACGATCGGCAGCGACAAGCAGTGCGAGGTCAAGTTCGAGAACGTCGAGGTGCCGGCCTCGAACGTCATCGGTGAGGCCGGCAAGGGCTGGCCGGTGTTGCAGAAGACGCTGCGCAAGGCGACGATCCTCGAGTGCGCGTACCTGGTGGGCCTGGCGCAGATGGACTTCGAGATCACGGTGAACTACGCCAAGGAGCGCGTGCAGTTCGGCCGGCCCATCGGCAGCTTCCAGGCGATCCAGCACAAGTGCGCGGACATGGTGACGGACGTCGACGGCTCGCGCTTTCTGATGTACAAGGCGGCGTGGTCGGTGGCGGAGGACGAGCCGGATGCGGAGCAGGCGGTGCACATGGCGAAGGCGTGGTGTGGCGAAGCGACGCGCCGGGTGGTGGCGCACGGGCAGCAGATCCACGGCGGCATCGGGTTCACTAAGGACTACAAGATACAGCTTTACTTCCGGCGCCAGAAGATGGCGGAGCTGATGTGGGGCGACTCGGACTACCACCGGGAGCTGGTGGCGCAGTCGCTGGAGGTCTAG
- a CDS encoding zinc metalloprotease HtpX: MNNVKTLFLFSLLTGLLVAIGWIIGGFGGMIAFLVLAGIMNFAAFWFSDKLVLRMSGAREVTADEEPRLHALVEDVVGLTGLPKPKVYIVQSDTPNAFATGRNPKNAAVAVTTGIARILDYQELKAVIAHELGHIRNRDTLIQTVVATVAGAITMIAWMLQWTLLFGGGRRGGRDNPLAIIGLLAAVILAPLAATVIRLAISRAREFEADATGARMIHDPEALANALLKLHQGVQMHPLPDNGATEATAHLYIVNPLKSEGLVGLFSTHPSVEERVRRLRAMAGLS; encoded by the coding sequence ATGAACAACGTTAAGACGCTATTCCTCTTCAGCCTGCTGACCGGCCTGCTCGTCGCCATCGGCTGGATTATCGGCGGGTTCGGCGGCATGATCGCCTTTCTCGTGCTCGCGGGGATCATGAACTTCGCCGCATTCTGGTTCTCCGATAAGCTCGTCCTGCGCATGTCCGGCGCGCGCGAGGTGACGGCCGACGAGGAGCCGCGATTGCACGCGCTGGTCGAGGACGTGGTCGGCCTGACGGGGCTGCCCAAGCCGAAGGTGTACATCGTCCAGAGCGACACGCCGAACGCCTTCGCCACCGGCCGCAACCCCAAGAACGCCGCCGTCGCCGTGACGACGGGTATCGCGCGCATCCTCGACTACCAGGAGCTGAAGGCGGTGATAGCGCACGAGCTGGGCCACATCCGCAACCGCGACACCCTCATTCAGACGGTCGTGGCCACGGTGGCGGGCGCGATCACGATGATCGCGTGGATGCTGCAGTGGACGCTGCTGTTCGGCGGCGGACGCCGCGGCGGACGCGACAACCCGCTGGCGATAATCGGGCTGCTGGCGGCGGTGATACTGGCGCCGCTTGCCGCGACGGTCATCCGGCTGGCGATATCGCGGGCGCGCGAGTTCGAGGCGGACGCCACGGGCGCGCGGATGATCCACGACCCGGAGGCGCTGGCGAACGCGCTGCTCAAGCTGCACCAGGGGGTGCAGATGCACCCGCTGCCCGACAATGGGGCGACGGAGGCGACGGCGCACCTGTACATCGTCAATCCCTTGAAGAGCGAGGGCCTGGTCGGGCTATTCAGCACGCACCCATCGGTTGAGGAGCGGGTGCGCCGCCTGCGGGCGATGGCGGGTCTGTCGTAA